In Pseudophryne corroboree isolate aPseCor3 chromosome 3, aPseCor3.hap2, whole genome shotgun sequence, a genomic segment contains:
- the LOC135054513 gene encoding oocyte zinc finger protein XlCOF29-like isoform X1, protein MDRSHRTERIINITLEIIYLLTGEDYTIVRTTSGEFETPSSCSRVSEGLSRTQSPIPVPPPHSLTHERHSDQKILKLTHKIIQLLTGEEMEYIEEHRGLYKDVMMENYRPLTSLDGPSNRDTTERCPRPLYSQDCTEENHRIPQEDQGADLTDIKVEDTGEEETYVRGDQQCKEEEIPTDISADYAWWHLSIETSREAASWLEHRWQAWANAPE, encoded by the exons atggacaggagtcacaggactgaaaggataataaatatcaccctggagatcatctacctgctgactggggag gattacacaatagtgagGACGACATCTGGTGAGTTTGAGACACCCAGCAGCTGTTCTCGTGTGTCagaaggactgagcaggacccagagccccatcccagtgcctccacctcactcactgacacatgagagacacagtgaccagaagatcctgaaactcacccacaagatcattcagctgctgactggagag gagatggagtatatagaggaacacaggggtctgtacaaggacgtgatgatggagaattaccgacccctcacatcactgg atgggcccagtaacagagataccacagagagatgtccccgtcctctgtattcccaggattgtacagaggagaatcacaggatcccacaggaggatcag GGAGCAGATCTGAccgatattaaggtagaagatacaggggaagaagagacgtatgtgaggggtgatcagcagtgtaaggaggaggagatccctacagatatcagcgcag ACTACGCATGGTGGCATCTGAGCATTGAGACATCTAGAGAAGCGGCATCCTGGCTGGAGCACAGGTGGCAAGCTTGGGCGAATGCACCAGAATGA
- the LOC135054513 gene encoding oocyte zinc finger protein XlCOF29-like isoform X2 gives MDRSHRTERIINITLEIIYLLTGEDYTIVRTTSGEFETPSSCSRVSEGLSRTQSPIPVPPPHSLTHERHSDQKILKLTHKIIQLLTGEEMEYIEEHRGLYKDVMMENYRPLTSLDGPSNRDTTERCPRPLYSQDCTEENHRIPQEDQGADLTDIKVEDTGEEETYVRGDQQCKEEEIPTDISAARLRMVASEH, from the exons atggacaggagtcacaggactgaaaggataataaatatcaccctggagatcatctacctgctgactggggag gattacacaatagtgagGACGACATCTGGTGAGTTTGAGACACCCAGCAGCTGTTCTCGTGTGTCagaaggactgagcaggacccagagccccatcccagtgcctccacctcactcactgacacatgagagacacagtgaccagaagatcctgaaactcacccacaagatcattcagctgctgactggagag gagatggagtatatagaggaacacaggggtctgtacaaggacgtgatgatggagaattaccgacccctcacatcactgg atgggcccagtaacagagataccacagagagatgtccccgtcctctgtattcccaggattgtacagaggagaatcacaggatcccacaggaggatcag GGAGCAGATCTGAccgatattaaggtagaagatacaggggaagaagagacgtatgtgaggggtgatcagcagtgtaaggaggaggagatccctacagatatcagcgcag CTAGACTACGCATGGTGGCATCTGAGCATTGA